The sequence CAAATTCTTCTCCAAGGGTACAAAAGATAAAGTCGGTATGCTGTTCTGGCACAAAGTCAAACTTGGTCTGGGTACCTTCAAGATAGCCTTTTCCCCAAAAGCCGCCGGATCCGATGGCGATCTTGGACTGGGTAACGTTCCAGCCTACTCCTAGCGGGTCTATATCTGGGTTGAAGAGAACCATGATCCTGTTTTGCTGGTGCTGGGGCAGTTTGGAGACCACGAGATCCAAACTGTAGGAATAAGCGATGATGGCGATGCCGATCATGCACAATGTCACAATGCGCTGCCAGTTCTTTTTGCCCATTAAGATCAGGACTAGGGTCAGTCCAGCCACGGGAAGAGCGATGTAGAGGTTGTTGTCTACGGCAAGGGAAAGCAATGATATGGCGATAAATACCAAGGCAAAGACATAATATTTTTGTGGCATCCCTTCCCGGTAAAGCATAATAAAAAATGCCATGTAGACCATCGCCGTACCTGTATCTGGCTGCAGCATGATGAGTGACACCGGCAACATGATGATGAGGATGGCCTGAAACTGGAATTTGGGCCGGCTAAGGTCAAAGGAAGGTTTTTCGATGAATTTGGCCAAGGCAAGTGCCGTGGCAAATTTAGCAAACTCTCCAGGCTGGAGGCGGAACGGACCGATTTCAAACCATGCACGCTGGCCGTTGATTTCCTTGCCAATGAAGGGCGTCAGTAAGAGGATTAGCAGGAAAATGCCGTAT comes from Echinicola vietnamensis DSM 17526 and encodes:
- the rodA gene encoding rod shape-determining protein RodA translates to MRQNDLYINKIDWLSILLYGALVMIGWFNIYAAVYDEQAAKSIFDFSINSGKQLVWIGTAVLLITVIMVADYRLFDNLSLILYGIFLLILLLTPFIGKEINGQRAWFEIGPFRLQPGEFAKFATALALAKFIEKPSFDLSRPKFQFQAILIIMLPVSLIMLQPDTGTAMVYMAFFIMLYREGMPQKYYVFALVFIAISLLSLAVDNNLYIALPVAGLTLVLILMGKKNWQRIVTLCMIGIAIIAYSYSLDLVVSKLPQHQQNRIMVLFNPDIDPLGVGWNVTQSKIAIGSGGFWGKGYLEGTQTKFDFVPEQHTDFIFCTLGEEFGWIGSLIVVLLFVALLIRLVFLAERQKTRFSRVYGYCVISILLFHFMINISMTIGLFPVVGIPLPFFSYGGSSLWSFTILLFIFIKLDSHRIQLLGRMN